The nucleotide sequence GCGTCATCGATAGGTGCACTACGTTGTCTATTTCCTCGCCCGGTTGCCTGTGGTCTGGTGCGGCGCACAGTATTGGTTTGTGGTGCGCGTTGTTTTGGTCTGATCTCTTTAATTAGTTCTGTAGGAATTTCATTAATAAAGCGTGAGGGTGCGGCAAAGGTTTCAGAGCCGTGTATGCGACGGGTTTCGGCATGGGTAATATAAAGCCGTTGTCGTGCGCGGGTAATGCCGACATAGCATAATCGACGCTCTTCCTCTAAACGTCCCGGTTCGTTAATTGACATTTTATGTGGGAACAGCCCTTCTTCAACGCCACATAAAAATACCGTAGGAAATTCCAGGCCTTTGGCACTGTGCAAAGTCATTAACTGTACGCAGTCGTCGCTTTGGTTGCCTGCGGATTCGCCGGCTTCTAATGAAGCATGAGATAAAAATGCATCGAGCGGTGCCATGTCCATGGACTCATCGTATTGAAATTGGCGCGCCGCAGAACCAAGTTCTTCCAGGTTTTCAATGCGTGCCTGACCGCGTTCACCTTTGTCTTTTTTAAAATGTTCTATTAAACCGGTATGTTCGACGACCAGTTCAACCGTGTCACCAAGATCTAGCCCATCGCAATCGTTTGCAAGTTTTTCGATAAGACTAACAAAGCCTGATAGAGCGCTGATAGCACGTGATGCGAGCAATTGTTGATGACATAACGCACAAGCGGCATCCCATAACGAAACTTTATAGTCACGAGAATGATCACGTATGGCTTGCAAACTACGCTCGCCGATGCCACGGGTAGGTAAGTTCACGACACGTTCAAATGAGGCATCGTCATGCCGATTACTCATCAAACGTAAATAGGCTAAGGCATTTTTAATTTCGGCACGTTCATAAAATCGCAAGCCGCCATAAACGCGATATGCTATCCCGCGCGCCAGTAAAGCTTCTTCGAATAAACGTGATTGTGCATTCGAGCGATAAAGAATGGCGTGATCACTGCGACGCATATCGAGATCGGTGTAAATTGCAATTTGTTCGATGACGTAGCGCGCTTCTTCAATATCATTAAAGGCACGATAGAGCTGGATGGGTTCGCCATTGCTGCCATCGGTCCACAGTTTTTTGCCCAGGCGAGACGTATTATTTTCAATCAAGGCATTCGCTGCGTTCAATATATTGGCAGTTGAACGGTAATTTTGTTCTAAACGAAAGGTTTGCGTGCCAGTAAAGTCTTTGCTGAAACGTTGAATATTTTCAATTTTAGCGCCACGCCAGCCATAGATTGATTGGTCATCATCGCCAACAACAAATAATTTATTATCTCTGCCTGCTAACATCTGAATCCAGGCATACTGAATTGAGTTAGTATCTTGAAACTCGTCAACCAGGATATGTGAAAATCGGCCACGATAATGGTTGAGTATTTCTGGTTTATTGCGCCATAGTTCAAGCGCACGCAAAAGCAATTCAGCGAAATCAATGAGGCCGCCGCGCTGACAAATATCTTCATAGCCTTGGTAGATTTTGACCATCTGCCGTAGGTATGGGTCACCGCGATCTTCAATATGTGCTGCACGCAGTCCCTCGTCTTTGCGCGAATTAATAAATCCCTGCGCTTGTTTGGCCGGCCACTGTGAATCGTCAAGATCCATTGCCTTGATTAAACGTTTAATGATGCGCTGCTGATCTTGTGAGTCGAGTATTTGAAAACCCTGGGGCAGGCTAGCATCTTGCCAATGCGTACGTAACAAGCGGTGAGCAAGGCCGTGAAAGGTGCCGACCCACATCGAGCCAACGGGAATGCCGAGCAGGCTTTCGATACGGCCACGCATCTCGGCGGCAGCCTTGTTGGTAAAGGTGACGGCAAGCACCGCATAGGGCGAGACTTTTTCGACTTCGATTAACCAACTTATACGATGTACGAGTACTCGCGTTTTGCCACTGCCAGCGCCAGCCAGTATCAGAGCATGCTGACCATCGACAGTGACGGCATTACGTTGGGCTTCGTTAAGGGGGTTTAATATTTCGCTGACATCCATCGGCGGCATTTTAGCAGATTGTATCGCTGACTTTCAGTATCGAATAAGATGTATCATTAGAACGAGTGTGCACTGGAGAACGTTGTGAATTTATTAGGCATTAAGCAAATTATCAGTATTGGCCTTTGCCTTATCATGTTGATATTAGTGGGCTGTGAGAAAACATTGGAGGTTGACCCGCAACTGATTGCTATTAGTTTTTACGCCAACCTAAAAGATAAAGATTTTGAGAAGGCCAGCGAATTATTCTCTCCTGGAATGCAAGAAAGCGCCTCGCACCAAGCCTGGATTGACTTTATGGCAGGTGTACAAGAGGATCTTGGCAAGTTAAACAAGGTACGTTTCAAAAATATCGAGACCAAT is from Gammaproteobacteria bacterium and encodes:
- the uvrD gene encoding DNA helicase II, producing MDVSEILNPLNEAQRNAVTVDGQHALILAGAGSGKTRVLVHRISWLIEVEKVSPYAVLAVTFTNKAAAEMRGRIESLLGIPVGSMWVGTFHGLAHRLLRTHWQDASLPQGFQILDSQDQQRIIKRLIKAMDLDDSQWPAKQAQGFINSRKDEGLRAAHIEDRGDPYLRQMVKIYQGYEDICQRGGLIDFAELLLRALELWRNKPEILNHYRGRFSHILVDEFQDTNSIQYAWIQMLAGRDNKLFVVGDDDQSIYGWRGAKIENIQRFSKDFTGTQTFRLEQNYRSTANILNAANALIENNTSRLGKKLWTDGSNGEPIQLYRAFNDIEEARYVIEQIAIYTDLDMRRSDHAILYRSNAQSRLFEEALLARGIAYRVYGGLRFYERAEIKNALAYLRLMSNRHDDASFERVVNLPTRGIGERSLQAIRDHSRDYKVSLWDAACALCHQQLLASRAISALSGFVSLIEKLANDCDGLDLGDTVELVVEHTGLIEHFKKDKGERGQARIENLEELGSAARQFQYDESMDMAPLDAFLSHASLEAGESAGNQSDDCVQLMTLHSAKGLEFPTVFLCGVEEGLFPHKMSINEPGRLEEERRLCYVGITRARQRLYITHAETRRIHGSETFAAPSRFINEIPTELIKEIRPKQRAPQTNTVRRTRPQATGRGNRQRSAPIDDAPLGLRLGQQVAHPKFGEGTIMSYEGQGSQARIQINFNAAGSKWLVAAYANLQAI